From a region of the Xanthomonas rydalmerensis genome:
- a CDS encoding sigma-E factor negative regulatory protein has protein sequence MTESTPFPKPVPAPDSAAPDKFELHYRQQLSALIDGELPADEARFVLRRLQHDEELSGCHERWQLCGDILRGRVSVPAPSDFSARVRQAVAAEAQHAARAEAASAAGKRRSWRWGGSAALAASVAVLALFVTQRLPQTPEALPPAQVADATAPAPTPAATTPQVPTPAPAPADPQGDLAAAVAAAPAMAIAANRRQDAAARREATRSEQAARTRSVPAERAYAAAAPAKPHAKAPAQTPFVAPVAPPTMVAQHASDPFGHPATPLQARPWPRSTLPAADAGSEFTASFPHSGADPAAFYPFEPRLPADAAANPPPHPQR, from the coding sequence ATGACTGAGAGCACGCCCTTTCCCAAGCCAGTGCCGGCGCCCGACAGCGCCGCGCCGGACAAGTTCGAGTTGCACTACCGGCAGCAACTGTCCGCCCTGATCGACGGCGAACTGCCGGCCGACGAAGCGCGTTTCGTGCTGCGCCGGCTGCAGCACGACGAGGAACTGTCCGGCTGCCACGAGCGCTGGCAGTTGTGCGGCGACATCCTGCGCGGCCGCGTCAGCGTGCCGGCGCCCAGCGATTTCAGTGCCCGCGTGCGCCAGGCGGTGGCCGCCGAAGCGCAGCACGCCGCGCGCGCCGAGGCGGCCAGCGCGGCCGGCAAGCGCCGCAGCTGGCGCTGGGGCGGCAGTGCGGCGCTGGCCGCCTCGGTCGCCGTGCTGGCCCTGTTCGTGACCCAGCGCCTGCCGCAGACCCCCGAGGCGCTGCCGCCGGCGCAGGTCGCCGATGCCACCGCGCCTGCGCCGACTCCGGCGGCGACCACGCCGCAGGTCCCGACGCCTGCACCGGCGCCGGCCGATCCGCAGGGCGATCTCGCCGCAGCCGTTGCTGCGGCGCCGGCGATGGCGATCGCCGCCAACCGCCGCCAGGACGCCGCGGCGCGACGCGAGGCCACGCGCAGCGAACAGGCCGCGCGCACCCGCAGCGTCCCCGCCGAGCGCGCCTACGCGGCGGCGGCGCCCGCCAAGCCGCACGCCAAGGCGCCGGCGCAGACGCCGTTCGTGGCGCCGGTCGCGCCCCCGACGATGGTCGCGCAACACGCCAGCGATCCGTTCGGGCATCCGGCAACGCCGCTGCAGGCCCGGCCGTGGCCGCGCTCGACCCTGCCGGCCGCCGACGCCGGCAGCGAATTCACCGCCAGCTTCCCGCACAGCGGCGCGGACCCGGCGGCGTTCTATCCGTTCGAACCCCGATTGCCTGCCGACGCCGCGGCCAACCCGCCGCCGCATCCGCAGCGCTGA
- the rpoE gene encoding RNA polymerase sigma factor RpoE, with the protein MADVETPQELDLELVRRVQRGESAAFDVLVRKYQHRIVGLIGRYIADWSECQDVAQDTFIRAYRAMGSFRGDAQFSTWLHRIAVNTAKNYLVAHNRRPPTDDVDVLDAEQFDSGTRLRDTDTPERELMRQELEQTVMKAVNALPEELRTAITLREVEGMSYEDIAQKMGCPIGTVRSRIFRAREAIDAELRPLLDTDSATRERHRV; encoded by the coding sequence ATGGCCGATGTCGAAACACCCCAGGAGCTGGACCTGGAACTGGTCCGGCGTGTGCAGCGCGGCGAAAGCGCGGCGTTCGATGTGCTGGTGCGCAAGTACCAACACCGGATCGTCGGCCTGATCGGGCGCTACATCGCCGACTGGAGCGAATGTCAGGACGTGGCCCAGGACACCTTCATCCGCGCCTACCGCGCGATGGGGAGCTTCCGCGGCGACGCCCAGTTCTCCACATGGTTGCACCGGATCGCCGTGAATACCGCCAAGAACTACCTGGTCGCGCACAACCGCAGGCCGCCCACCGACGATGTCGACGTGCTCGATGCCGAGCAGTTCGACAGCGGCACCCGCCTGCGCGACACCGACACGCCCGAGCGCGAGTTGATGCGCCAGGAACTGGAGCAGACGGTGATGAAGGCGGTGAACGCGTTGCCGGAAGAATTGCGTACCGCCATCACCCTGCGCGAGGTGGAGGGCATGAGCTACGAGGACATCGCGCAGAAGATGGGCTGCCCGATCGGCACCGTGCGTTCGCGGATCTTCCGCGCCCGCGAGGCCATCGACGCCGAACTCCGTCCCCTGCTGGATACCGACAGCGCCACCCGTGAGCGACACCGCGTATGA
- a CDS encoding 3-hydroxyacyl-CoA dehydrogenase NAD-binding domain-containing protein gives MLSGFDGLRFSHWQADFRGDGVIVLSLDRQDAPVNALSQDVLLELGDLLERIAIDPPKGVVIRSAKDNGFIAGADLKEFQEFDRRGTVNDAIRRGQATFQKLAELPCPTVAAIHGFCMGGGTEIALACRYRVASSDAATRIGLPETKLGIFPGWGGSARLPRLIGAPAAMDLMLTGRTVSASAARAMGLVDKVAAPAVLTDTAVALALSGSARPFKQRATAWATNTWPARKLLAPQMRKQVARKARKEHYPAPYALIGVWERSGGSGIQARLDAERKAVVKLASTPTARNLIRIFFLTERLKALSGKDHGIRHVHVVGAGVMGGDIAAWSAYKGFEVTLQDREQRFIDGALSRAGELFAKRVKDDSKRPAVAARLKGDLAGDGVPTADLVIEAIIENPQAKRELYQSLEPRMQPNALLSTNTSSIPLTELREHIQRPAQFGGLHYFNPVAQMPLVEIVCHNGLAPENQKRLAAFCKAIDKLPVPVAGTPGFLVNRVLFPYMLEAATAYAEGIPGPAIDKAAVKFGMPMGPIELIDTVGLDVAAGVGAELAPFLGLPIPAALQTVEPGKRGKKDGQGLYAWENGRAKKPELPKDYHAPDDLEDRLILPLLNEAVACLHEGVVADADLLDAGVIFGTGFAPFRGGPIQHIRAAGADVLLARLRALQARYGERFAPRPGWESPALREPVV, from the coding sequence ATGCTTTCAGGCTTCGACGGGCTCCGATTCAGTCACTGGCAGGCGGACTTTCGCGGCGACGGCGTGATCGTGCTCAGCCTCGATCGCCAGGACGCCCCCGTCAACGCGCTGTCGCAGGACGTGCTGCTGGAGCTGGGCGACCTGCTCGAGCGCATCGCCATCGATCCGCCCAAGGGCGTGGTGATCCGCTCGGCCAAGGACAACGGCTTCATCGCCGGCGCCGACCTCAAGGAATTCCAGGAATTCGACCGCCGCGGCACCGTCAACGACGCCATCCGCCGCGGCCAGGCCACCTTCCAGAAGCTGGCGGAACTGCCCTGCCCCACGGTCGCGGCGATCCACGGCTTCTGCATGGGCGGCGGCACCGAGATCGCCCTGGCCTGCCGCTACCGCGTGGCCTCCAGCGATGCGGCCACCCGCATCGGCCTGCCCGAGACCAAGCTCGGCATCTTCCCCGGCTGGGGCGGCAGCGCGCGCCTGCCGCGGCTGATCGGCGCGCCGGCGGCGATGGACCTGATGCTCACCGGACGCACCGTGTCGGCTTCGGCGGCGCGGGCGATGGGCCTGGTCGACAAGGTCGCCGCACCGGCCGTGCTGACCGATACCGCGGTGGCGCTGGCGCTGTCCGGCAGCGCCCGTCCCTTCAAGCAGCGCGCCACCGCCTGGGCCACCAACACCTGGCCGGCGCGCAAGCTGCTGGCGCCGCAGATGCGCAAGCAGGTGGCGCGCAAGGCGCGCAAGGAACACTACCCGGCGCCGTATGCGCTGATCGGCGTGTGGGAACGCAGCGGCGGCAGCGGCATCCAGGCGCGCCTGGACGCCGAGCGCAAGGCGGTGGTCAAGCTGGCCAGCACGCCGACCGCGCGCAACCTGATCCGCATCTTCTTCCTCACCGAGCGGCTCAAGGCGCTGAGCGGCAAGGATCACGGCATCCGCCACGTGCACGTGGTCGGCGCCGGGGTGATGGGCGGCGACATCGCCGCCTGGTCGGCCTACAAGGGCTTCGAGGTGACCCTGCAGGACCGCGAGCAGCGCTTCATCGACGGTGCGCTGAGCCGCGCCGGCGAGTTGTTCGCCAAGCGGGTCAAGGACGACAGCAAGCGCCCGGCGGTGGCGGCGCGCCTGAAGGGCGACCTGGCCGGCGACGGCGTGCCGACCGCCGACCTGGTGATCGAGGCGATCATCGAGAACCCGCAGGCCAAGCGCGAGCTGTACCAGTCGCTGGAGCCGCGCATGCAGCCGAACGCACTGCTGAGCACCAACACCTCCTCGATTCCGCTGACCGAACTGCGCGAGCACATCCAGCGCCCGGCGCAGTTCGGCGGCCTGCACTACTTCAACCCGGTGGCGCAGATGCCGCTGGTGGAAATCGTCTGCCACAACGGGCTGGCGCCGGAGAACCAGAAGCGGCTGGCCGCCTTCTGCAAGGCGATCGACAAGCTGCCGGTGCCGGTCGCCGGCACGCCCGGCTTCCTGGTCAACCGCGTGCTGTTCCCGTACATGCTGGAAGCGGCCACCGCCTATGCCGAAGGCATTCCCGGCCCGGCGATCGACAAGGCCGCGGTCAAGTTCGGCATGCCGATGGGCCCGATCGAACTGATCGACACGGTGGGCCTGGACGTGGCCGCCGGCGTCGGCGCCGAACTGGCGCCGTTCCTGGGCCTGCCGATCCCGGCGGCGCTGCAGACGGTGGAGCCGGGCAAGCGCGGCAAGAAGGACGGCCAGGGCCTGTACGCCTGGGAAAACGGCCGCGCTAAGAAGCCCGAACTACCCAAGGACTATCACGCGCCGGACGATCTGGAGGACCGCCTGATCCTGCCGCTGCTCAACGAGGCGGTCGCCTGCCTGCACGAAGGCGTGGTCGCCGATGCCGACCTGCTCGATGCCGGCGTGATCTTCGGCACCGGCTTCGCCCCGTTCCGCGGCGGCCCGATCCAGCATATCCGTGCCGCCGGCGCCGACGTGCTGCTCGCCCGCCTGCGTGCCCTGCAGGCGCGCTACGGCGAGCGCTTCGCGCCGCGCCCGGGCTGGGAGTCGCCGGCGTTGCGCGAGCCGGTGGTCTGA
- a CDS encoding cation diffusion facilitator family transporter, producing MGHDHSHAPTEIRHEQPLWWALGLTALFLVVEVAGAFVTNSLALLSDAAHMATDTLALMIALVAVRLSRRPPDAKRSYGYARLEALGALVNGALLFVVAGYILWEAVQRFRQPQEIATVGMLGIAAFGLLINLISMRLLKAGSGESLNMKGAYLEVWSDMLGSVAVIVGALAIRVTGWKLIDPILAVLIGLWVLPRTWVLLREAVNVLLEGVPKGVDLDAVRGYLQSAPGVASVHDLHVWALASSTPALTAHVVVDEGGDADALRAALCDGLHAQFDIDHITLQMEAGHCGATPCGAPAAAGEGGGHDHHGHGHEDHDHGHAHPTHGHGHMHGHSHS from the coding sequence ATGGGACACGATCACAGCCACGCCCCCACCGAAATCCGTCACGAGCAGCCCCTGTGGTGGGCGCTCGGCCTCACCGCGCTGTTCCTGGTGGTGGAAGTGGCCGGCGCCTTCGTCACCAACAGCCTGGCGCTGTTGTCCGACGCCGCGCACATGGCCACCGACACGCTGGCGCTGATGATCGCCTTGGTGGCGGTGCGGCTGAGCCGGCGCCCGCCCGATGCCAAGCGCAGCTATGGCTATGCGCGGCTGGAGGCGCTGGGCGCGCTGGTCAATGGCGCACTGCTGTTCGTGGTGGCCGGCTACATCCTGTGGGAGGCGGTACAGCGTTTCCGCCAGCCGCAGGAGATCGCCACCGTCGGCATGCTCGGCATCGCCGCGTTCGGCCTGCTGATCAACCTGATCTCGATGCGCCTGCTCAAGGCCGGCAGCGGCGAGAGCCTCAACATGAAGGGCGCCTACCTGGAAGTGTGGAGCGACATGCTCGGCTCGGTCGCGGTGATCGTCGGCGCGCTGGCGATCCGTGTCACCGGGTGGAAGCTGATCGATCCGATCCTGGCGGTGCTGATCGGTCTGTGGGTATTGCCACGGACTTGGGTGCTGCTGCGCGAAGCGGTCAACGTGCTGCTGGAAGGCGTGCCCAAGGGCGTGGATCTGGACGCGGTGCGCGGCTACCTGCAGTCGGCGCCCGGCGTGGCCAGCGTGCACGACCTGCACGTGTGGGCACTGGCCTCCAGCACGCCGGCGCTGACCGCGCACGTGGTGGTGGACGAGGGCGGCGACGCCGATGCGCTGCGCGCTGCGCTGTGCGATGGCCTGCATGCGCAGTTCGACATCGACCACATCACCCTGCAGATGGAAGCCGGCCATTGCGGTGCCACCCCGTGCGGCGCGCCGGCCGCGGCGGGTGAGGGCGGTGGTCACGATCATCATGGGCATGGTCACGAGGACCACGATCATGGTCATGCTCATCCCACACATGGGCACGGCCACATGCATGGGCATTCGCACTCGTAG
- a CDS encoding DUF4142 domain-containing protein, with product MRPSRSVLSLALVSVFGIGLAHAQTDTSGQAGTRDPGAMQQNAPSTTASPASTSMQGARTAALNEKQALGVLSAINTSEVNAANLALQKQVKGPVRDYAMQMVKEHSDNNAKIAPWGPDTKAAPAQQQMKKAKAEAGKLQALDGDRFEQAYVAAMVKDHQAALQMLDSTLIPAAKTPEVAAHLRTTRTHVAEHLAKAQQLQSAGATPAGSSR from the coding sequence ATGCGTCCTTCCCGTTCCGTTCTCTCCCTGGCGCTGGTGTCGGTCTTCGGCATCGGCCTGGCCCACGCACAGACCGATACCTCCGGCCAGGCCGGCACGCGCGATCCCGGCGCGATGCAGCAGAACGCCCCGTCGACGACTGCCTCGCCGGCGTCGACCAGCATGCAAGGCGCGCGGACGGCTGCGCTCAACGAAAAGCAGGCGCTCGGCGTGCTGTCGGCGATCAACACCAGCGAGGTCAACGCCGCCAATCTGGCCCTGCAGAAGCAGGTCAAGGGCCCGGTGCGCGACTACGCCATGCAGATGGTGAAGGAGCATTCCGACAACAACGCCAAGATCGCGCCTTGGGGTCCCGACACCAAGGCCGCGCCTGCGCAGCAGCAGATGAAGAAGGCCAAGGCGGAAGCCGGCAAGCTGCAGGCATTGGACGGCGATCGCTTCGAGCAGGCCTACGTGGCGGCGATGGTCAAGGATCACCAGGCCGCCCTGCAGATGCTCGACAGCACGCTGATCCCTGCGGCCAAGACCCCGGAAGTGGCCGCGCATCTGCGCACCACGCGCACGCATGTGGCCGAGCACTTGGCCAAGGCGCAGCAGCTGCAGAGCGCTGGCGCCACGCCGGCCGGTTCCAGCCGCTGA
- a CDS encoding SDR family oxidoreductase, with the protein MAQRHLPLAQQVIVITGASSGIGLCTALLAAERGARLVLVARSQGVLDATVQTIRDGGGDAIAVVADVAERTQLDEAAAVAIRHFGRVDTWVNNAGVAIYGKLADVDDGDSRRLFDVNFWGVVHGSMAALPHLLASRGTLINLGSEASEAALPLQGMYAASKHAVKGFTDTLRIELDQLDGAPISVVLIQPTAVNTPYPQHARNYLREEPTLPKPMIAPLRVAEAILHAAEHGGRDVKVGMLASANVAMTHLLPRLTDRLSALRSEQQRQAQPARDPQGTLYRAGESGRIHGD; encoded by the coding sequence ATGGCACAGCGACATCTTCCGCTCGCGCAACAGGTGATCGTGATCACCGGCGCCTCCAGCGGCATCGGCCTATGTACCGCACTACTGGCCGCCGAACGCGGTGCCCGCCTGGTGCTGGTGGCGCGCAGCCAGGGCGTTCTCGACGCGACCGTGCAGACCATCCGCGATGGCGGCGGCGACGCGATCGCCGTCGTCGCCGATGTCGCCGAGCGCACGCAGCTGGACGAAGCCGCGGCGGTGGCGATCCGGCACTTCGGGCGCGTCGACACCTGGGTGAACAACGCCGGCGTGGCGATCTACGGCAAGCTTGCCGATGTGGACGATGGCGACAGCAGGCGCCTGTTCGACGTGAACTTCTGGGGCGTGGTGCATGGATCGATGGCGGCGCTGCCGCATCTGCTCGCCTCGCGCGGCACCCTGATCAATCTGGGCAGTGAGGCCTCCGAGGCGGCCCTTCCGCTACAGGGCATGTATGCGGCATCCAAGCACGCGGTAAAGGGCTTCACCGATACCTTGCGGATCGAACTGGACCAGCTGGACGGCGCACCGATATCGGTGGTGCTGATCCAGCCGACCGCGGTGAACACGCCGTATCCGCAGCATGCGCGCAACTATCTGCGCGAGGAACCGACGCTGCCCAAACCGATGATCGCACCGCTGCGGGTCGCCGAGGCGATCCTGCATGCGGCCGAACACGGCGGTCGCGATGTCAAGGTCGGCATGCTGGCCAGCGCCAACGTGGCGATGACCCACTTGCTGCCGCGCCTGACCGACCGGCTCTCGGCGCTGCGCAGCGAACAGCAGCGGCAGGCGCAGCCGGCGCGCGACCCACAAGGCACGCTGTACCGCGCTGGCGAGAGCGGCCGCATCCACGGCGACTGA
- a CDS encoding YeiH family protein, which yields MRTHLHRPSTLLPGLALAIAVAALAWLAERAQLQWLGRRWIDALVFAIVLGTLLRTAWRLPPSSHAGIAFAAKLPLELAIVLLGASVGIGAIGAAGGLLLGAIAAVVLLAIALGYGIGRALGLPSRLATLVACGNAICGNSAIVAAAPVIDADSDDVAASIAFTAALGVLVVLLLPLAVPLLGLDQRHYGILAGMTVYAVPQVLAATVPVGAVSAQVGALVKLMRVVMLGPVMLLLGLIRGGSPAQRRPLHALVPWFVFGFVGMMGLRALGVLPAPVIEAAQTLSLLFTLVAMAALGLSVNLRSVLASGGRVLAAGTLSLLALASLSVLLLRWLP from the coding sequence ATGCGTACGCACTTGCACAGACCTTCGACCTTGCTGCCCGGGCTGGCCCTGGCCATCGCGGTGGCGGCGCTGGCCTGGCTGGCCGAGCGCGCGCAACTGCAGTGGCTGGGTCGGCGCTGGATCGACGCGTTGGTGTTCGCGATCGTGCTCGGCACGCTGCTGCGCACCGCCTGGCGGCTGCCGCCGTCCAGCCACGCCGGCATCGCCTTCGCCGCCAAGCTGCCGCTGGAACTGGCGATCGTGCTGCTCGGCGCCTCGGTCGGCATCGGCGCCATCGGCGCCGCCGGCGGTCTGTTGCTGGGCGCCATCGCCGCGGTGGTGCTGCTGGCGATCGCGCTCGGCTACGGCATCGGCCGCGCGCTGGGGTTGCCGTCGCGGCTGGCCACGCTGGTCGCCTGCGGCAACGCGATCTGCGGCAATTCGGCGATCGTCGCCGCCGCGCCGGTGATCGATGCCGACTCCGACGACGTCGCCGCCTCGATCGCGTTCACCGCCGCCCTGGGCGTGCTGGTGGTGCTGCTGCTGCCGCTGGCGGTGCCGTTGCTGGGGCTGGACCAGCGCCACTACGGCATCCTCGCCGGCATGACCGTCTACGCCGTGCCGCAGGTGCTGGCGGCAACCGTGCCGGTGGGGGCGGTCAGCGCGCAGGTGGGCGCGTTGGTGAAGCTGATGCGGGTGGTGATGCTGGGGCCGGTGATGCTGCTGCTGGGCTTGATCCGCGGCGGATCGCCGGCGCAGCGGCGCCCACTGCATGCGCTGGTGCCGTGGTTCGTGTTCGGTTTCGTCGGCATGATGGGCCTGCGCGCGCTGGGCGTGCTGCCGGCCCCAGTGATCGAGGCGGCGCAAACGCTGTCGCTGCTGTTCACCCTGGTGGCGATGGCGGCACTGGGCCTGTCGGTGAATCTGCGCAGCGTGCTCGCCTCCGGCGGCCGCGTGCTCGCCGCCGGCACGCTATCGCTGCTGGCGCTGGCCAGCCTCAGCGTGCTGCTGCTGCGCTGGTTGCCGTAA
- a CDS encoding LysR family transcriptional regulator: MTLEQLALFVAVAERQHLTLGAQAAHRTPSAASAAIKALEHRYGVALFDRVGRGLVLTAAGAAFCEDAKAILARSRAAELALSEWRGVLRGTLDLHASQTVASYWLPTRLMAFHARYPQIEIRLSVGNTDSVARAVREGRAELGFVEGRVQAAELRSSPLDHDRLSVVAAPDHPLAGRRRPGLARLVADSTWIMREPGSGTRSAFEAALRTAGIAPDRLRVALSLPSNEAVLSAVQAGHSLAAISELAAAPWLESGRLQRLAVTLSERTFHALHHRERSLGAAAAALLGLQTPSATA, from the coding sequence ATGACCCTGGAACAACTCGCGCTGTTCGTGGCGGTGGCCGAGCGCCAGCACCTGACCCTGGGCGCACAGGCCGCGCATCGCACGCCCTCGGCCGCCAGCGCCGCGATCAAGGCGCTGGAGCATCGGTACGGGGTGGCGCTGTTCGACCGGGTCGGCCGCGGCCTGGTGCTGACCGCGGCCGGGGCGGCGTTCTGCGAGGACGCCAAGGCGATCCTGGCGCGCAGCCGCGCCGCCGAGCTGGCGCTGAGCGAATGGCGCGGCGTGCTGCGCGGCACGCTCGACCTGCACGCCAGCCAGACCGTGGCCAGCTACTGGTTGCCAACCCGGCTGATGGCGTTCCACGCGCGCTATCCGCAGATCGAGATCCGCCTGAGCGTGGGCAACACCGACAGCGTGGCGCGTGCGGTACGCGAGGGGCGCGCGGAACTGGGCTTCGTCGAGGGGCGCGTGCAGGCCGCGGAACTGCGGAGTTCGCCGCTGGACCACGACCGGCTGAGCGTGGTGGCCGCGCCGGACCACCCGCTGGCCGGGCGCCGCCGCCCCGGGCTGGCACGGCTGGTCGCGGACAGCACCTGGATCATGCGCGAGCCCGGCTCGGGCACCCGTTCGGCGTTCGAGGCGGCGCTGCGCACCGCCGGCATCGCCCCGGACCGCCTGCGCGTGGCGCTGTCCCTGCCCTCCAACGAAGCGGTGCTGTCGGCGGTGCAGGCCGGGCACAGCCTGGCGGCGATCTCGGAGCTGGCCGCGGCGCCTTGGCTGGAGAGCGGCCGCCTGCAGCGCCTCGCCGTGACGCTGAGCGAACGCACCTTCCATGCGCTGCACCACCGCGAACGCAGCCTGGGCGCGGCGGCGGCCGCCCTGCTCGGCTTGCAGACCCCATCCGCCACGGCCTGA
- a CDS encoding TonB-dependent receptor — MPLEQLRRPVGRRAHRPAARTLLGAAIILALSGNIAAHAQSATADPAAAATPPSTPDAKNGQQPVTLDNVMVVGQRASLEQAVQAKQLDDHVVEVISADNMGQMPNVTVAEALVRLPGVNGTRDRGNESLATVRGLGPRMTMGTVNGREIASSEPNRAVRWEVFPTEIVSTVKVYKTPSADLIAGGIAATVDISTINPLDHTGPTFVATAGPVYYDEAKDARDYSPWGQRLGASWIHRINDNLAVALGATYQKQKNAGVSIGTWGYTDASSARDVDGDGKVDYTPWGAADQLKLTEQTRTGAMGTVQWRSGNLELKLDGLYSRIRIDEDQRQNWFNNLGYSIYSTSNPYTTPGSSYTIVDGDVVAGTLANSRLQVDHVIANYNEVKTLAAGGLNAKWRGDVWTLGSDLSFSQAKRDNDWRAVRFGSNPDTVSFDFRHGVTPTISTSSDAPEWGISGQTEPQALRDRIAALALSASRAIEDSPITALEFGARAARREKQNRHFTSFQSGYDQPISAYQNLIYPVTMPDLNVPTLTGGDLDAIAKLGFGGFDPGLAAEQRLDHWNVEENVREAFAKAVFSAQWFGVDVTGNAGVRVVHTDTDSNGYDTVGGVVQPSSAGKTYTDVLPSATVNFLIDPERILRVSVAKVMARPPLDELRTGRALDDPNTTVGQLTGSGGNPQLNPFRATQLDLSYEWYFHKEALAALALYRKWVDSSIGYKTQHETIDGRDYLISGPFNGGGGYINGAELTFQTPFFFIPHMENFGIYSNYSYVESNLHEFSPADNPLPLSGLARNTGTLDFWYNNGSFEARIGYKYHSPYTVVYGWNAARLARLESEGTVDLSLAWRYSEHLGFKFQVGNLTNEPLRAYSDNKRNRLANQDDGGYQLFGRRFALEATYTF, encoded by the coding sequence ATGCCTTTGGAACAGCTCCGTCGCCCGGTCGGCCGGCGCGCGCATCGCCCTGCCGCCCGCACCCTGCTGGGCGCGGCCATCATCTTGGCGCTGTCCGGCAACATCGCCGCGCACGCGCAGAGCGCCACCGCCGATCCGGCGGCCGCGGCCACGCCGCCCTCCACGCCCGACGCCAAGAACGGCCAGCAACCGGTCACCCTGGACAACGTGATGGTGGTCGGCCAGCGCGCCAGCCTGGAACAGGCGGTGCAGGCCAAGCAGCTCGACGACCACGTGGTCGAGGTGATCTCGGCCGACAACATGGGGCAGATGCCCAACGTCACCGTGGCCGAGGCGCTGGTGCGCCTGCCCGGCGTCAACGGCACCCGCGACCGCGGCAACGAAAGTCTGGCCACGGTGCGCGGCCTCGGCCCGCGCATGACCATGGGTACGGTCAACGGCCGCGAGATCGCCTCCTCCGAACCCAACCGCGCGGTGCGCTGGGAGGTATTCCCCACCGAGATCGTCTCCACCGTCAAGGTCTACAAGACCCCTTCGGCGGACCTGATCGCCGGCGGCATCGCCGCCACCGTGGACATCTCCACCATCAACCCGCTCGATCACACCGGCCCGACCTTCGTCGCCACCGCCGGCCCGGTCTACTACGACGAGGCCAAGGACGCACGCGACTACTCGCCGTGGGGCCAGCGCCTGGGCGCGAGCTGGATCCACCGCATCAACGACAACCTGGCGGTCGCGCTCGGCGCCACCTACCAGAAGCAGAAGAACGCCGGCGTCTCGATCGGCACCTGGGGTTACACCGACGCCAGCAGCGCGCGCGACGTCGATGGCGACGGCAAGGTCGACTACACGCCCTGGGGCGCGGCCGACCAGCTCAAGCTGACCGAGCAGACCCGCACCGGCGCGATGGGCACCGTGCAGTGGCGCTCGGGCAACCTGGAACTCAAGCTCGACGGGCTGTACTCGCGCATCCGCATCGACGAGGACCAGCGCCAGAACTGGTTCAACAACCTCGGCTACAGCATCTATTCGACCAGCAACCCGTACACCACGCCCGGCTCGTCCTACACCATCGTCGACGGCGACGTGGTCGCCGGCACCCTGGCCAATTCCAGGCTGCAGGTGGACCACGTCATCGCCAACTACAACGAGGTCAAGACGCTGGCGGCCGGCGGCCTCAACGCCAAGTGGCGCGGCGACGTGTGGACGCTGGGCAGCGACCTGTCGTTCTCGCAGGCCAAGCGCGACAACGACTGGCGCGCGGTGCGCTTCGGCAGCAACCCGGACACGGTATCGTTCGACTTCCGCCATGGCGTCACCCCCACCATCAGCACCAGCTCCGATGCGCCGGAATGGGGCATCAGCGGCCAGACCGAACCGCAGGCGCTGCGCGACCGCATCGCCGCGCTGGCACTGAGCGCCAGCCGCGCGATCGAGGATTCGCCGATCACCGCGCTGGAGTTCGGCGCGCGCGCCGCACGCCGCGAGAAGCAGAACCGCCATTTCACCAGCTTCCAGTCCGGCTACGACCAGCCGATCTCCGCCTACCAGAACCTGATCTACCCGGTAACGATGCCGGATCTGAACGTGCCGACGCTGACCGGCGGCGACCTGGACGCGATCGCCAAGCTCGGCTTCGGCGGCTTCGATCCCGGCCTGGCCGCCGAACAGCGCCTGGACCACTGGAACGTCGAGGAGAACGTGCGCGAGGCCTTCGCCAAGGCGGTGTTCAGTGCGCAGTGGTTCGGCGTGGACGTCACCGGCAATGCCGGCGTACGCGTGGTCCACACCGACACCGACAGCAACGGCTACGACACCGTCGGCGGCGTGGTGCAGCCGAGCAGCGCCGGCAAGACCTACACCGACGTGCTGCCCAGCGCCACGGTCAACTTCCTGATCGACCCCGAGCGCATCCTGCGCGTATCGGTGGCCAAGGTGATGGCGCGGCCGCCGCTGGACGAACTGCGTACCGGACGCGCGCTCGACGATCCCAACACCACCGTCGGCCAGCTCACCGGCAGCGGCGGCAACCCGCAGCTCAACCCGTTCCGCGCCACCCAGCTCGACCTGTCCTACGAGTGGTACTTCCACAAGGAAGCGCTGGCGGCGCTGGCGCTGTACCGCAAATGGGTGGATTCGAGCATCGGCTACAAGACCCAGCACGAGACCATCGACGGCCGCGACTACCTGATCAGCGGGCCGTTCAACGGTGGCGGCGGCTACATCAACGGCGCCGAGCTGACCTTCCAGACCCCGTTCTTCTTCATCCCGCACATGGAGAACTTCGGCATCTACTCGAACTACTCGTACGTGGAGTCCAACCTGCACGAGTTCTCGCCGGCGGACAATCCGCTGCCGCTCAGCGGCCTGGCGCGCAACACCGGCACGCTGGACTTCTGGTACAACAACGGCAGTTTCGAAGCGCGGATCGGCTACAAGTACCACAGCCCCTACACCGTGGTGTACGGCTGGAACGCGGCGCGGCTGGCGCGACTGGAGAGCGAAGGCACGGTGGACCTGAGCCTGGCCTGGCGCTACAGCGAGCACCTGGGCTTCAAGTTCCAGGTCGGCAACCTGACCAACGAACCACTGCGCGCCTACAGCGACAACAAGCGCAACCGGCTCGCCAACCAGGACGATGGCGGCTACCAGTTGTTCGGGCGCCGCTTCGCCCTGGAAGCGACCTACACGTTCTGA